In one window of Tachypleus tridentatus isolate NWPU-2018 chromosome 2, ASM421037v1, whole genome shotgun sequence DNA:
- the LOC143242383 gene encoding lactosylceramide 4-alpha-galactosyltransferase-like translates to MTFVCFNKRRGPMLKTIIFSLFASGGVLFLLVRNALLSGQKRFLKMKNVTEPENMFFFETSGKCYLTSRESCSIESSAKYHPNNRIQLFYACNNLSQIQKDEFFQTVSQIENVKVKPMNFELLFSETPLATWYQSELFNVTIYKTNFLSTGLKYALLKKYGGIAIDSDCIIRKPLPNLSAYAGFQSLLTVNNAIIKAEKGSPFLVECMQRFITEYNPKIWGYMGPALVTRVFREACKRETKYFAPGFRCYGVHLFPVPAFYPIHFSQRQLFFDPYVSDSLKEIWNNSYMVHIWNNEVGRKQFKPGDESPMDHLYKENCPITYSYIVKQGVGE, encoded by the exons atgacgtttgtttgtttcaataaacGAAGAGGTCCGAtgctgaaaacaataatattcagtttatttgcAAGTGGTGGTGTTCTTTTCCTATTGGTTCGGAATGCGTTGCTATCAG GTCAGAAGAGGTTCCTCAAAATGAAAAACGTGACAGAACCAGAAAACATGTTCTTTTTTGAGACCTCTGGTAAATGCTACCTTACGAGTAGAGAATCTTGCTCTATTGAGTCTTCAGCAAAATATCATCCTAACAACAGAATCCAGTTATTTTACGCTTGTAATAACTTGAGTCAAATCCAGAAAGACGAGTTTTTCCAAACTGTATCACAAATTGAAAACGTTAAAGTTAAGCCGATGAACTTCGAGTTATTATTCTCCGAAACACCATTAGCTACATGGTATCAAAGTGAACTGTTTAACGTAaccatttacaaaacaaatttccTATCAACTGGTTTAAAATATGCACTGCTCAAAAAGTATGGTGGTATAGCCATCGACTCTGACTGTATAATAAGAAAACCACTTCCCAACTTGTCTGCATACGCTGGTTTTCAATCTTTATTAACTGTGAACAATGCTATAATTAAAGCAGAGAAAGGAAGTCCATTCCTCGTTGAATGCATGCAAAGATTTATTACAGAATACAATCCAAAAATTTGGGGATATATGGGCCCTGCTTTAGTGACCAGGGTTTTTCGAGAAGCATGTAAAAGAGAAACCAAATACTTTGCTCCAGGATTCAGGTGTTATGGAGTTCATCTCTTTCCAGTTCCAGCCTTTTATCCTATTCATTTTTCTCAGCGTCAACTGTTTTTTGACCCCTATGTTTCCGACTCCTTAAAAGAAATCTGGAACAATAGCTATATGGTTCATATCTGGAACAATGAAGTTggaagaaaacagtttaaacctgGAGATGAGAGTCCAATGGATCATTTGTATAAGGAGAATTGTCCAATAACTTATTCTTATATTGTGAAACAAGGTGTAGGAGAATGA